A genomic window from Nocardioides sp. BP30 includes:
- a CDS encoding HesA/MoeB/ThiF family protein: MTRPAGTRPTPVQVRFRGDDWCKLQGHLFPGDNGEHGAALLCGQAIVDGHLHLLVREVIPAIDGVDYVPGTRGHRHLDGAFVTRQLRRAKNDKLVYLAVHNHGGRHAVGFSTIDLASHERGYPTLLQLNGRPVGALVLAREAVAGDIWFTDGHRAPVDVTVAVGDKLTELTADGRLKSAQFARPDEARYARQALVFGQDGQAKMGRLRVGVVGTGGVGMLIVQALSRLGVGEFVIIDADTVSTSNLSRLPETYLRDAEGRLGTGPLGRLAKRFGLNRPSRKVDVARRIIRGANPTAKVTTICGDVADDHVARALLGCDFIFLAADTMLARDVVNQIAFQCLIPTLQVGSKAVVEPATGDVRDIFGVVRSLGAAPGCLRCNDLVNLARLSEETVGTAAQRENQRYVDEPGVEAPSVITLNSMSAGWAVNDFMHYASGLGRPSTGFRILRLRPTAPGRPQLIDQEPEANEACHVCSTQPYSALATGDATDLPTRVRRR; this comes from the coding sequence ATGACCCGGCCCGCCGGCACGCGCCCGACGCCCGTTCAGGTTCGATTCCGCGGGGACGACTGGTGCAAGCTGCAAGGTCACCTGTTCCCTGGCGACAACGGCGAGCACGGTGCCGCGCTCCTGTGCGGCCAGGCGATCGTCGACGGCCACCTGCACCTCCTCGTCCGTGAGGTCATCCCGGCCATCGACGGCGTCGACTATGTCCCCGGCACCCGCGGTCACCGGCACCTTGATGGCGCGTTCGTCACACGCCAACTGCGCCGAGCAAAGAACGACAAGCTCGTCTACCTCGCCGTCCACAACCACGGGGGTCGCCACGCGGTCGGTTTCTCCACGATCGACCTCGCCTCCCATGAGCGCGGCTACCCGACCCTCCTGCAGTTGAACGGTCGACCCGTTGGTGCACTCGTCCTCGCCCGCGAAGCGGTTGCCGGCGACATCTGGTTCACCGACGGCCACCGAGCACCCGTGGATGTCACCGTGGCCGTTGGCGACAAGCTCACCGAGCTGACCGCCGACGGCCGGCTGAAGAGCGCCCAGTTCGCGCGGCCGGACGAGGCTCGGTACGCCCGTCAGGCGCTCGTGTTCGGCCAGGACGGCCAGGCCAAGATGGGACGACTGCGCGTCGGCGTGGTCGGCACCGGCGGCGTCGGCATGCTGATCGTCCAAGCCCTAAGCCGGCTCGGGGTCGGCGAGTTCGTGATCATCGACGCCGATACCGTCTCAACCTCGAACCTCTCCCGCCTCCCGGAGACGTACCTTCGCGACGCCGAGGGCCGTCTGGGCACCGGTCCGCTGGGGCGGCTCGCGAAGCGCTTCGGTCTCAACAGACCTTCCCGCAAGGTCGACGTCGCGCGACGGATCATCCGAGGCGCGAACCCGACTGCGAAGGTGACAACGATCTGTGGTGACGTAGCCGACGACCACGTCGCGCGCGCGCTCCTGGGGTGCGACTTCATCTTCCTCGCCGCAGACACGATGCTCGCACGAGACGTCGTCAACCAGATTGCGTTTCAATGCCTCATCCCCACCCTGCAAGTTGGATCGAAGGCCGTTGTCGAGCCTGCGACCGGAGACGTCCGCGACATCTTCGGTGTCGTCCGATCGCTGGGCGCCGCCCCCGGCTGCCTACGCTGCAACGACTTGGTGAACTTGGCACGTCTCTCCGAGGAGACGGTCGGTACCGCGGCGCAGCGCGAGAACCAGCGCTACGTCGACGAGCCCGGCGTCGAAGCCCCCAGCGTCATCACCCTGAACTCGATGTCCGCTGGTTGGGCGGTCAACGACTTCATGCACTACGCCAGCGGGCTCGGGCGCCCGTCAACTGGCTTCCGAATCCTTCGCCTCCGACCGACCGCACCGGGGCGGCCGCAACTGATCGACCAGGAGCCCGAGGCCAACGAGGCTTGCCACGTATGCAGCACACAGCCGTACTCGGCCCTTGCGACCGGCGACGCCACCGACCTCCCCACGCGAGTCCGTCGCCGGTGA
- a CDS encoding ATP-binding protein: MELVLLGERPLAQAALLNFNSDPDHLVIDAARLTFACPLDLAGIVATANWAAAASMPVTLKMPVDPNAASYLQRMDVIQLMPPRIDLVGRMPVDARTDLRNRLLEVTPINPSNVDSVQERLGRLIDAFYAEHSVAAGRRVSTACGELLDNAVTHGSSPTGAFIAAQTYTGTTTEGPRFEVAVCDTGIGVRAHLRNNPRYRLIPHDRAALSTALKAGTSGVGDDRGNGLSDLVSRTRHHGDLRFEMRSGHAEITVVGSPTHCEQKTLDRQDETAGTWAWLSHWIAPSE; this comes from the coding sequence GTGGAGTTGGTGCTGCTCGGCGAAAGGCCGCTCGCGCAGGCGGCGCTCTTGAACTTCAACTCCGACCCGGACCATCTTGTGATCGACGCGGCACGTTTGACCTTCGCGTGTCCGCTAGACCTGGCCGGGATCGTTGCGACGGCGAACTGGGCCGCGGCGGCATCGATGCCGGTCACACTGAAGATGCCGGTCGACCCGAATGCAGCGTCGTACCTGCAGCGCATGGACGTCATCCAGCTGATGCCACCGAGGATTGACCTCGTCGGGCGGATGCCCGTCGATGCGCGGACAGATCTGCGCAACAGGTTGTTGGAGGTCACGCCGATAAACCCGTCGAACGTCGACAGCGTCCAGGAGCGTCTAGGTCGGCTGATCGATGCCTTCTATGCAGAGCACTCCGTCGCGGCGGGTCGTCGCGTATCGACAGCCTGCGGTGAACTCTTGGACAACGCAGTCACGCACGGCTCCAGCCCGACGGGTGCTTTCATCGCGGCACAGACCTACACCGGAACCACGACTGAGGGTCCTCGCTTCGAGGTGGCGGTGTGCGACACGGGAATCGGCGTTCGCGCCCACCTTCGAAACAACCCGCGATACCGGCTCATACCTCATGACAGAGCCGCTCTGTCTACGGCGCTCAAGGCTGGGACCAGCGGAGTGGGCGATGACCGGGGCAACGGCCTCAGCGACTTGGTCTCCCGGACGCGGCACCACGGCGACCTTCGATTCGAGATGCGTTCGGGCCACGCCGAGATCACCGTGGTGGGCTCGCCTACCCACTGCGAGCAGAAGACTTTGGATCGGCAGGATGAGACAGCGGGGACGTGGGCGTGGCTCTCTCACTGGATTGCTCCCAGCGAGTAA
- a CDS encoding STAS-like domain-containing protein — MEPILFDVVQLGQFPATRSRGREGRDRLEDKLVGKQRIDLTIDFTGVNAMTISFADEFLGKFLSTFDTEKFEATVKLAGLNAENFEAVEICLERRDTPAAVVNPDGSLTLVGDRILADTFAAIPQGKEFKANDVADALDLSAQNANNRLKRLATAGALRKTRSSAPSRGGKEFVYTVVTADVPDGQGLVDS; from the coding sequence ATGGAACCCATCCTGTTCGACGTCGTTCAGCTCGGTCAGTTCCCTGCGACCCGAAGCCGAGGCCGCGAGGGCCGCGACCGGCTTGAAGACAAGCTCGTAGGCAAGCAGCGCATCGACCTGACGATCGACTTCACCGGCGTGAACGCCATGACCATCAGCTTCGCCGATGAGTTCCTCGGCAAGTTCTTGTCGACCTTCGACACCGAGAAGTTCGAGGCCACCGTCAAGCTCGCAGGACTCAACGCCGAGAACTTCGAGGCAGTCGAGATCTGCCTCGAGCGTCGCGACACACCGGCAGCAGTCGTCAACCCCGACGGCTCGCTCACCCTCGTGGGCGATCGCATCCTCGCCGACACCTTCGCTGCAATCCCGCAAGGCAAGGAGTTCAAAGCCAACGACGTCGCCGATGCACTCGACCTGAGCGCACAGAACGCCAACAACCGGCTCAAGCGTCTCGCCACCGCCGGTGCCCTACGCAAGACGCGCTCGTCGGCCCCTAGTCGCGGCGGCAAAGAGTTCGTCTACACGGTCGTCACCGCGGACGTACCGGACGGACAAGGGCTCGTAGACTCCTAA
- a CDS encoding protein NO VEIN domain-containing protein, with translation MEPTRHQLAAAVQVARFIDAGGNHQSDARDSYRFTATDQAFSPDSLRAGEGLLIAAGLLRLVDGRLIPTPALANFAAIGDGDEAANALAGVVAERADAVDRAEAGAAGEEFVLACVRRDLETLHRSDLAARCERVSLVSDFFGYDVAAPTLGPSVRRLEVKTQTTDLSPTTMRFYLTRHEYDIGRANPSEWALVACTRSRESGSLALLGWCRASTLATYLPVDQGGKWTEALVTVPVSVLTKGFPAAI, from the coding sequence GTGGAGCCCACCCGTCACCAGTTGGCCGCAGCCGTTCAGGTTGCGCGATTCATTGACGCAGGAGGGAACCACCAGAGCGACGCCCGCGACTCCTACCGGTTCACGGCGACAGACCAAGCGTTTTCTCCCGATAGCCTGCGAGCGGGCGAAGGGCTGCTCATCGCTGCTGGCCTGCTGAGGCTCGTGGATGGTCGCCTGATTCCCACCCCGGCGTTGGCGAACTTCGCCGCCATCGGCGACGGCGACGAAGCGGCCAACGCGCTCGCTGGCGTTGTGGCTGAACGCGCCGACGCGGTCGACCGGGCTGAGGCCGGTGCCGCCGGTGAGGAATTCGTCTTGGCGTGTGTTCGCCGGGACCTTGAAACCCTCCACCGGTCCGACCTCGCGGCACGATGCGAGCGTGTCAGCCTCGTATCGGATTTTTTCGGCTACGACGTAGCAGCGCCCACTCTCGGGCCCTCAGTGCGACGGCTTGAAGTGAAGACGCAAACAACGGACCTAAGCCCCACGACGATGCGCTTCTACCTCACCCGGCATGAGTACGACATCGGACGAGCCAATCCATCCGAATGGGCCCTCGTTGCCTGCACGCGGTCACGCGAGTCCGGCAGTCTGGCGCTGCTCGGATGGTGCCGGGCGTCGACGCTTGCCACGTATCTGCCGGTCGACCAAGGCGGGAAATGGACCGAAGCACTCGTCACCGTCCCGGTCAGCGTTCTCACAAAAGGGTTTCCCGCAGCGATATGA
- a CDS encoding DEAD/DEAH box helicase: MDGSKPVLHMRMSDDGRSIEFTRTAIPDTEWSSIGAMVAETLPRPGQPLIVTAEQLVARAHLLRQTLGRLHGRLDLAPEVESLLRRLRSDQQVVNALFTGEEPTRLLPGGASYAHRLTRVLRDFQEADVDRLWQMRNGANFSVPGAGKTTVTLALHLRERAAGTVERLLVVGPISAFEAWEEESAGIVEPGLTTTRWTGRLESDADVVIVNYQRLRSALPDLISWLSQRRVHLVVDEAHRAKRGALGEWGRALLALAPLAARRDILTGTPAPNHPRDLIALLDILWPGGMATKSAPRAALVTEPTTDAMQSMNAFIRPLYVRTTKEDLDLPPVVYPPVQPVSMGPLQQDIYDAMLKRYAGMLDLGQGGEEMFARMGEVSMYLIQAASSPQLLAASADPARAYRFPPLAIPPGSELARMVETYAEYEVPSKVLEACKIVYRNAQSTPSRKTLVWSNFPGNLLALEQQLAALQPAVVYGGIPSAEDAEPGVRTRERELARFREDPKCQVLLANPAAMAEGVSLHHVCHDAVYLDRTFNAGQYLQSLDRIHRLGLDPETETRIYLLSSAGTIDERIASRLRGKVQRLGQMLDDPGLVALSLPDDEDFGPFLDDDLDIAEVLNHLAGAR; this comes from the coding sequence GTGGACGGCAGCAAACCGGTCCTTCACATGCGGATGTCGGACGACGGACGCTCCATTGAGTTCACCCGGACCGCCATCCCCGATACCGAGTGGTCGAGCATCGGCGCGATGGTGGCCGAAACGCTGCCGAGGCCAGGCCAGCCGCTCATCGTCACTGCCGAGCAACTGGTCGCCCGTGCGCATCTGTTGCGGCAGACCCTCGGGAGACTGCACGGTCGACTTGACCTTGCCCCGGAGGTCGAGTCGCTGCTCAGGCGTCTTCGAAGCGACCAGCAGGTGGTCAATGCTCTCTTCACCGGCGAGGAACCAACGCGCTTGCTTCCCGGTGGTGCTTCGTACGCGCACCGCCTAACCCGGGTTCTCCGCGACTTCCAAGAGGCCGACGTCGACCGTCTGTGGCAGATGAGGAATGGCGCGAACTTCTCGGTGCCCGGTGCTGGAAAGACGACTGTCACCCTCGCGCTGCACCTGCGAGAGCGGGCGGCTGGCACTGTAGAGCGCCTCCTGGTCGTCGGCCCTATATCGGCGTTCGAGGCGTGGGAGGAAGAGTCGGCTGGCATCGTTGAACCTGGTCTGACCACGACGCGATGGACGGGGCGTCTGGAGAGTGACGCTGACGTTGTCATCGTCAATTACCAACGCCTTCGTTCGGCGTTGCCCGACCTCATTTCCTGGTTGAGTCAACGCCGGGTTCATCTCGTCGTCGACGAGGCCCACCGCGCCAAGCGTGGGGCCCTCGGCGAATGGGGGCGCGCACTGCTCGCGCTTGCTCCCCTCGCAGCCCGGCGAGACATCCTCACGGGAACCCCTGCGCCAAATCATCCCCGCGACCTCATTGCGTTGCTCGACATCCTGTGGCCCGGCGGAATGGCAACGAAATCTGCACCCAGAGCGGCACTCGTCACCGAGCCAACGACCGACGCCATGCAGTCGATGAACGCCTTCATCCGTCCGCTCTACGTCCGTACCACCAAGGAAGACCTCGACCTCCCACCCGTCGTCTATCCGCCCGTGCAGCCCGTGTCGATGGGGCCTCTTCAGCAAGACATCTACGACGCGATGCTTAAGCGATACGCCGGAATGTTGGACCTCGGCCAAGGCGGCGAGGAGATGTTCGCTCGGATGGGCGAGGTCTCGATGTACCTCATTCAAGCGGCATCCAGCCCGCAGTTGCTCGCCGCGAGCGCCGACCCGGCACGTGCCTACAGATTCCCTCCGCTCGCCATTCCGCCGGGGAGTGAACTCGCCCGCATGGTTGAAACCTACGCCGAATACGAAGTGCCGTCGAAGGTCCTGGAGGCGTGCAAGATTGTCTATCGGAACGCACAGTCGACGCCCTCGCGGAAGACCCTCGTGTGGTCCAACTTCCCGGGCAACCTGCTTGCCCTCGAACAGCAACTGGCCGCTCTGCAGCCCGCCGTGGTCTACGGCGGTATTCCCAGCGCCGAAGACGCCGAGCCCGGAGTCAGGACGCGGGAACGAGAACTAGCACGTTTCCGCGAGGACCCGAAGTGTCAGGTTCTGCTCGCCAACCCGGCTGCGATGGCGGAGGGTGTCAGCCTGCATCACGTCTGCCACGACGCCGTCTATCTCGACCGGACGTTCAATGCCGGTCAATATCTGCAGTCCCTCGACCGCATCCACCGCCTCGGTCTCGACCCCGAAACCGAGACCCGCATCTACCTCCTATCGAGCGCCGGGACCATCGACGAGCGAATCGCATCTCGGTTGCGGGGCAAGGTTCAACGCCTCGGACAGATGCTCGACGACCCCGGTCTCGTCGCCCTCTCGCTGCCCGACGACGAGGACTTCGGGCCGTTTCTCGATGATGACCTCGACATCGCCGAGGTTCTGAACCATCTGGCCGGAGCGCGCTAG
- a CDS encoding DUF4268 domain-containing protein translates to MATTPTALGRIQTVEPRSVWPHEAHDFTPWLLGNVDVLADLLGMNLVLEAAEHPVGDFSLDLVGRNEDTGERVIVENQLEVSDHTHLGQILTYAAGTDPANIVWIATGFRPEHRAAIDWLNSRTDEHTRFFGVQIEVVRIGDSMPAPAFKLVAQPNDWEKAAKTATAGELSARDSLYWEFWDQYRRRVIAEHPGWTSSAGSTKSAWFGMSAGAPGVNWISVFTRAGLAVQLEFTRFDEATNDARFQALQRHQAALEAAYGAPLVWDAVEGRKARKVVALNEGYKDVADREQWTAWIDWLIDTQARFRAAYDHVGGSATFQG, encoded by the coding sequence ATGGCGACGACACCGACTGCCTTGGGCCGCATTCAGACGGTAGAACCGCGCAGCGTGTGGCCTCACGAAGCCCACGACTTCACGCCGTGGCTGCTCGGCAACGTCGACGTGCTCGCCGACCTCCTGGGCATGAACCTGGTCCTCGAAGCCGCTGAACATCCCGTCGGAGACTTCTCCCTCGACCTCGTAGGACGCAACGAAGACACCGGTGAACGCGTCATCGTGGAGAACCAACTCGAAGTGTCCGACCACACCCACCTCGGACAAATCCTGACCTACGCCGCAGGCACCGACCCCGCCAACATCGTCTGGATAGCAACCGGATTCCGGCCCGAACACCGCGCCGCCATCGACTGGCTCAATTCCCGCACCGACGAACACACTCGCTTCTTCGGCGTCCAGATTGAAGTCGTCCGCATCGGCGACTCCATGCCCGCCCCGGCCTTCAAACTCGTCGCCCAACCCAATGACTGGGAGAAGGCAGCCAAGACCGCGACCGCCGGAGAACTGTCCGCTCGCGACAGCCTCTACTGGGAGTTCTGGGACCAATACCGCCGCCGTGTCATCGCCGAACACCCCGGCTGGACGTCCTCGGCAGGCTCCACGAAGTCCGCCTGGTTCGGCATGTCCGCCGGAGCACCCGGAGTGAACTGGATATCCGTCTTCACCCGCGCAGGCCTCGCCGTCCAACTCGAATTCACCCGGTTCGACGAAGCCACCAACGACGCCCGCTTCCAAGCCCTCCAGCGCCACCAAGCGGCCCTCGAAGCAGCCTACGGCGCACCCCTCGTCTGGGACGCCGTCGAAGGCCGCAAGGCCCGCAAGGTCGTCGCGCTCAACGAGGGCTACAAAGACGTCGCCGACCGCGAGCAGTGGACCGCATGGATTGACTGGCTCATCGACACCCAAGCCCGATTCCGAGCCGCCTACGACCACGTCGGTGGCTCAGCCACGTTTCAAGGCTGA
- a CDS encoding antibiotic biosynthesis monooxygenase family protein, whose protein sequence is MTSGIAATPEPPYVAVIFTNLRTNVDDGYEETAAEMEALAAQQPGYLGHEGARDGVGITVSYWTDEAAALGWKAVVEHMTAQQRGRQDWYTDYTTRIATVHRAYTKATSTFPR, encoded by the coding sequence GTGACGAGCGGCATCGCGGCAACCCCGGAACCGCCCTACGTGGCCGTCATCTTCACGAATCTCCGCACGAATGTGGACGACGGCTACGAAGAGACCGCAGCCGAGATGGAGGCACTCGCCGCCCAACAACCCGGCTACCTCGGACACGAAGGAGCACGGGACGGCGTCGGCATCACAGTCTCCTACTGGACCGACGAGGCTGCGGCGCTCGGCTGGAAGGCCGTCGTCGAGCACATGACCGCGCAGCAGCGCGGGCGGCAAGACTGGTACACCGACTACACGACGCGAATCGCGACGGTGCACCGCGCCTACACCAAGGCCACGTCGACCTTCCCGCGTTGA